In Deltaproteobacteria bacterium, the genomic window ATTGCCTACTGCCTTTGCTTCATGCCTTCTCCCTAATGATAATATTCCGATAGCTATCCACCGATGCTTCCTGTTCTGGGTGAATGACGGTCGTCGTGTCTAGCTGCTCGACGATCGCCGGGCCGCTAAGTTTATGGCCCGGCTCGAGCAGATCGCGGTTGTAGATTTGCGTGTTGACCACGCCGTGCTCTTTGCCGAAGAAGACTTTGCGCTCGCCGATTTTTGCCTGCTCGACTTTGCGGCCGGTGATCAGGCCGCGCGACAGCTTGGCTTGCGGTACCAGACCGAGGGAGATCAGTCGTAAACTTACCAGCTCCACCGGCTCCGTCTCCGCTTTGTGCCCGGAGTTTTGCTCGTGCATGGTGTCGAAGCGGCTGCGCATCACGCTCAAATCGTGCTTGGTGAGCGGCGGCATCGAGCAGGGCACGGTCAACTCGTAGCCTTGGCCGGCGTAGCGCAGGTCGAGATAGGGTTCGAGCTTGATCTCTGCGTCGTTGAAGCCTTCGCTGTGCAAGTCGGCTTTGGCGCGCTCGATCAATTGGTGAAACAAATGATTGATGTCGTCGAGGTCAAGCTCGTCCAAACCAACCAATTTGGAACGTACGTAGTCGTGTTTTACGTCGGACATCAGTAGTCCGAGCGCCGAGTGGACGCCGGGCGTGAGCGGCACGAGCACTTGCGGAATGCCTAAATCCAACGCCATTCTGCCGGCGTGCATCGGCCCGCCGCCGCCGAAAGCGACCAACGTGAAATCGCGAATGTCGTAGCCGCGCGCCGACGAGACGGCTTTGATCGCCTCTTCCATTTTGACGTTGATGATTTTCAAGACGCCGTCGGCGGCTTCGAGCAAATCGAGTTTCAGCGGCTTGGCGATTTTTTCTTCGAGGGTCTTTTCCGCCTTGGGCTTGTTGAGCTTCATGCGCCCGCCCAAAAAATGATCCGGGTCGAGCACGCCGGCGACCATGTTGGCATCGGTCACCGTGATCATGTCGCCGCCACGGTCGTAGCACACCGGGCCCGGGTCGGCACCGGCGCTATCGGGGCCCACTTGCAGGCCGCCCACCGCGTCGATGCGTGCGATGGTGCCGCCACCGGCGCTGACGGTGTGAATGTCGAGCATCGGCAGGGCGATGGGGCGCAGGTTAATCTTGCCCTGCGTAGTGATCACCGGATTGCCTTCGTGGATTAGCGCCACGTCGCAGCTGGTGCCGCCCATGTCGAAGGTGATGATGTTGTTGATGCCGACGCGCTCGCAGGTGCCCATCGACGCAATGACGCCACCCGCCGGACCGGAGAGCACCGTGGCCACCGGTTTTTCCGCCGAGCCTTTAAATGTGGAAACGCCGCCGTTGGATTGCATGATGTAAAGCTTGGGCGTGGTCACGCCCATTTCGCGCATGTGGCTTTCCAAGCGGCCGAGATAATTCGCCATGACTGGCTGGATGTAGGCGTTGATCACCGTGGTGCTGAGCCGGTAGAACTCGCGGATCTGCGGCAATACTTCATAGGAAAGCGATAGGCGCGCCTCGGGATATTCCTGAGCGAACAGCTCTTTGATTTTCAATTCGTGATCGGGATTCAAAAACGAAAAAAGAAAACAGACGGCGATCGATTGCACGCCCTTTTTCTTCAAACGCCGGATCGCTTCACGCGACGCCTCGGCGTCGATCGATTTCAGCGCATTGCCTTTGAAGTCGACGCGCTCGGGAATTTCTTCGGTAAAGTAGGGCGGC contains:
- a CDS encoding hydantoinase/oxoprolinase family protein codes for the protein MSKYRVTVDTGGTFSDFVFFNEDTGEITITKVPSTPKEPFQAVLNGVQELVDQGVCAADISFFCHGTTVGTNALLEEKGAQTGLLVTQGFRGIYEVMEQTRGYGPATYDLFFEKPRLLAPPYFTEEIPERVDFKGNALKSIDAEASREAIRRLKKKGVQSIAVCFLFSFLNPDHELKIKELFAQEYPEARLSLSYEVLPQIREFYRLSTTVINAYIQPVMANYLGRLESHMREMGVTTPKLYIMQSNGGVSTFKGSAEKPVATVLSGPAGGVIASMGTCERVGINNIITFDMGGTSCDVALIHEGNPVITTQGKINLRPIALPMLDIHTVSAGGGTIARIDAVGGLQVGPDSAGADPGPVCYDRGGDMITVTDANMVAGVLDPDHFLGGRMKLNKPKAEKTLEEKIAKPLKLDLLEAADGVLKIINVKMEEAIKAVSSARGYDIRDFTLVAFGGGGPMHAGRMALDLGIPQVLVPLTPGVHSALGLLMSDVKHDYVRSKLVGLDELDLDDINHLFHQLIERAKADLHSEGFNDAEIKLEPYLDLRYAGQGYELTVPCSMPPLTKHDLSVMRSRFDTMHEQNSGHKAETEPVELVSLRLISLGLVPQAKLSRGLITGRKVEQAKIGERKVFFGKEHGVVNTQIYNRDLLEPGHKLSGPAIVEQLDTTTVIHPEQEASVDSYRNIIIREKA